Part of the Acidobacteriota bacterium genome, CTATCCCGCTTCGACGGCTTCCTTCAACAGCTTCCAGATCTGCGGAATCCAGTCCTTGTGCTCGGGTTTCATCAGGACGGACCGCAACGCGGTCACCGTCCCCTGCCCGCCCAGGCCGAAGAACTTCCGCGGCAGCTCCGCAAGCGCGAGATGCAGGTTGCGCTTCGCCGCTTCCTCGAAGATCTGGCGCGCGCGTGCGGACGCCTCCGGCGCAGTCTTCGCTCGCACTGCCCACGTGACGATGTCCAACTCGGGCGCGAAGCCGGCCAGGAATCGGGAATCGCTTTTGATCTTTTCTTGCAGCGCCAGCGCGGCCGCGCGCGAAGCGTCCAGGCGTCCGGCGAACTCGCCACCCGGAACCAGCGGCAGAAGTTTTTGCGTCGCCCACAGCGCCACCGCCGCGGCGCCGGCACGCGAGCACTCCAGGCTTATCTCGCCGAGATGCAGCTCTTTGGAGCTGAAGTACGTGACCGGCGAATCGTGCTTGTAGAAACGCTCCACGCCAGGATCGCGAAACAGGACGCAGCCGCAGCCATACGGCTGCAGCCCATGCTTGTGCGGATCGATGACGATGGAATCGCACTCGCCGATGCGGTCGAAAGCCGCGCGCGTCTCAGGCGCAAGGTTCGAAGCGAGATTGAAGTAGCCGCCGTAAGCCCCGTCGGCATGCAGCCGGAAGCTGTACTTCTCGCGCAGCGCCAGGAGTTCCGGGAGCGGATCCACCGCGCCGGTCGCGGTGGTGCCCAGGGTTGCGACTACTGTCGCGACGGCGGAACCCGGGCTTCCCTGCTTCAACTTGGTTTCGAGCGCGGCCAGGTCGATGCGGCCAAAGTCGTCGCAGGCGACGGATTCGAATTCGAGCTTCAGCACGCTCGAGATGCGCGCATGCGTGTAGTGCGCCTGCTCGCTGGCTAATACTTTCTTTCCCGGCGCGAGCTGGCCTGCGACCCACAGCGCTTCCAGGTTCGCCATGGTTCCGCCGGATGTGAGGTGGCCGAGAAAGCCAGCCTCAGGCGCTGTCCAGCCGAACATGGCTGCGAGTTCGGCGACGGCTTCTTTTTCCAGCGCCGAGCTGGCGCGGCCGCCATCGAGCGCGTGGTTGTTGGGATTGATGTACATCGCCATCGCATACGCCAGCCTGGCGATGGGGTGCGGCGGCTTGAGCATCTGCCCGGCATAGAGCGGATGGAAGTAGGGGAAGTTATCCTGCATGCGTTCGGCGGCGGCGAACAGAATCGTTTCCATCGCCCGAGCATCTGTAGACGCAGGTTCGTAAGCCGGCAGCTCTTTGAAACCGGTCTCGAGCCGCTCGAGCGCGGCGCGCAGGATGGCGAGCGAATCGTGATCGAGTTGGGTCTTGGCGCCCGGCATGATGAGAGCTAGAGAAGTGAGTGTAACG contains:
- a CDS encoding aminotransferase class I/II-fold pyridoxal phosphate-dependent enzyme — encoded protein: MPGAKTQLDHDSLAILRAALERLETGFKELPAYEPASTDARAMETILFAAAERMQDNFPYFHPLYAGQMLKPPHPIARLAYAMAMYINPNNHALDGGRASSALEKEAVAELAAMFGWTAPEAGFLGHLTSGGTMANLEALWVAGQLAPGKKVLASEQAHYTHARISSVLKLEFESVACDDFGRIDLAALETKLKQGSPGSAVATVVATLGTTATGAVDPLPELLALREKYSFRLHADGAYGGYFNLASNLAPETRAAFDRIGECDSIVIDPHKHGLQPYGCGCVLFRDPGVERFYKHDSPVTYFSSKELHLGEISLECSRAGAAAVALWATQKLLPLVPGGEFAGRLDASRAAALALQEKIKSDSRFLAGFAPELDIVTWAVRAKTAPEASARARQIFEEAAKRNLHLALAELPRKFFGLGGQGTVTALRSVLMKPEHKDWIPQIWKLLKEAVEAG